A DNA window from Agarivorans sp. TSD2052 contains the following coding sequences:
- a CDS encoding DUF1127 domain-containing protein: protein MRTLNHYNTKLTSVHLSLIRLNLSRYIKSLNAMLLRRKTRKHLASLPDYLLKDIGINRNDALHEASKPFWKV from the coding sequence ATGAGAACGCTAAACCACTACAACACCAAGCTCACGTCTGTTCACTTAAGTTTAATCAGGCTAAACCTAAGTCGCTATATCAAAAGCTTAAACGCCATGCTGCTACGTAGAAAAACCCGCAAGCATCTCGCGTCACTCCCTGACTATTTGCTTAAAGACATTGGCATTAATCGCAATGATGCGCTGCACGAAGCGAGTAAGCCATTTTGGAAAGTTTAA
- a CDS encoding PilZ domain-containing protein → MDQVQFHKVPPNCGINLSITTRFKKAADFKGYWIGVDKKSYIICRLNGGDQSSGINIISEGCEVNARFHWDGKLIAFRSEIVTLINEPARWMILQYPLNVMSMPLRKFDRYECYQPATLHLDSKHVIRGVLKDISERGCKFVPTAAHKFNINVLKDKNLQLQTRFPKREEPVLLTCQIKNTPNERDEFALGCQFIQDYQVVSEQIEYQLVDKAFEKKQASA, encoded by the coding sequence ATGGATCAAGTACAGTTTCACAAAGTACCGCCTAATTGCGGTATAAACTTAAGCATTACCACCCGCTTTAAAAAGGCTGCCGATTTCAAGGGTTACTGGATAGGCGTAGACAAAAAGAGCTACATTATTTGCCGTCTTAATGGTGGTGATCAAAGCTCGGGAATAAACATTATCAGCGAAGGCTGTGAAGTGAATGCTCGCTTTCATTGGGACGGCAAATTGATTGCTTTCCGTTCTGAAATTGTGACACTGATTAACGAGCCCGCTCGATGGATGATTTTACAATACCCCCTCAATGTAATGAGCATGCCGCTGCGTAAGTTTGACCGTTATGAATGCTATCAACCGGCTACCTTACACTTGGATTCTAAACATGTCATTCGGGGTGTTCTAAAGGATATTTCTGAGCGCGGTTGCAAATTTGTCCCAACGGCAGCGCACAAATTTAATATCAATGTGCTTAAAGATAAAAATCTTCAGCTACAAACCCGTTTTCCTAAACGTGAAGAACCGGTACTGTTAACTTGTCAGATTAAAAACACCCCTAATGAACGGGATGAATTTGCTTTAGGCTGCCAGTTTATTCAAGACTATCAAGTTGTCTCTGAACAAATTGAATACCAATTGGTTGATAAGGCTTTTGAGAAAAAACAGGCGAGCGCTTGA
- a CDS encoding LysR substrate-binding domain-containing protein has protein sequence MKDRLPPLQGLYYFYLAAEMGSFKAAAAKLYVTAAAMSQQIRQLEDRLDVRLFERQHRKVVLTAEGITLYHYAKQAFLSLQDGVRQISQDPDPSRLSLSVLPSFAQHWLVPRLGDFSQQFPDLSVMLMPKNALIDFSQDKVDLCVRYGLGDYQGLRSVKLMDDHLYPVCHPLYLQQHPVESLNDLRKHTVIDDARPDMNWQYWLELAGFDSSVAKANLLYQGAHVVIEGALAVQGIALVRHSLAWKYIQQGMLVKLGDVEVRPRYGYYLVAPEPYFKRDKIQQFSTWIHQQAEQFWQQSQEQQDSSRIVVAE, from the coding sequence GTGAAGGATCGTTTGCCTCCGCTACAAGGCTTATATTATTTTTATTTAGCCGCGGAAATGGGCAGCTTTAAAGCGGCTGCCGCTAAACTGTATGTTACTGCTGCCGCGATGAGTCAACAGATCCGCCAGCTCGAGGACCGTTTAGATGTGCGCTTATTTGAACGGCAACATCGCAAGGTCGTGCTCACGGCCGAAGGTATCACCTTGTACCACTATGCAAAACAAGCCTTCCTTAGCTTGCAGGACGGGGTAAGACAAATAAGCCAAGACCCTGACCCAAGCCGCTTATCGTTGTCGGTGCTGCCATCATTTGCTCAACATTGGCTGGTGCCGCGCTTAGGTGATTTTAGCCAACAGTTTCCCGATTTATCGGTAATGTTGATGCCAAAAAACGCATTGATTGATTTTAGCCAAGACAAAGTTGACTTATGTGTACGTTATGGCCTGGGCGATTATCAAGGTTTGCGCTCTGTTAAGCTGATGGATGATCATCTATATCCGGTGTGTCATCCCCTTTATCTACAGCAGCATCCGGTTGAATCGCTAAACGACTTGCGTAAACATACCGTGATTGATGATGCGAGACCTGATATGAATTGGCAGTACTGGCTAGAGCTCGCTGGGTTTGATTCTAGTGTGGCTAAGGCCAACTTACTTTATCAAGGTGCTCATGTGGTGATTGAGGGCGCGCTGGCAGTGCAAGGCATCGCTTTAGTACGGCACAGCTTAGCGTGGAAGTATATACAGCAAGGCATGTTGGTGAAGTTGGGTGATGTAGAGGTGAGGCCGCGATATGGCTATTACTTGGTCGCGCCAGAGCCCTATTTCAAACGGGACAAAATTCAGCAGTTTAGTACTTGGATCCATCAGCAAGCAGAACAATTTTGGCAGCAAAGCCAAGAGCAGCAAGATAGTAGTCGCATTGTTGTGGCAGAGTAG
- a CDS encoding DUF3108 domain-containing protein, which yields MRYTKAIALSALLFSGTSLAEVLPFEAEYRADFKGIPIAKGYRQLIDLGNDTFQIKSIGTALAGGLKYDDTSRFTYHEGDVQTKGFVLKQSSLFSTTHATGHPDRKGGLIVEIDGKRHHFEAPEDVHQLMDAAGFSIQLQNDLKNGSTDMDYHYNVIDEVDNYRFTVVGEETVDTILGSFYALKVEQKKREGRSTWLWLAPELDYHLVKAEIIRNGKSWATLEATRIDIKGPVEPAIPANQTAKAF from the coding sequence ATGCGGTATACAAAAGCTATTGCGCTTTCGGCTTTGTTGTTTAGCGGTACCAGTTTGGCGGAGGTGTTACCCTTTGAGGCAGAGTATCGTGCAGACTTTAAGGGAATACCGATTGCTAAAGGTTATCGTCAGTTAATCGATTTAGGCAATGATACCTTTCAAATTAAGAGCATCGGCACCGCCCTCGCTGGGGGGTTAAAGTACGATGATACCTCTCGTTTCACCTACCACGAGGGGGATGTGCAAACCAAAGGTTTTGTGCTTAAACAGAGTAGCTTATTCTCTACGACTCACGCCACTGGGCACCCTGACCGAAAAGGCGGCTTAATTGTTGAGATAGATGGTAAACGCCATCATTTTGAGGCTCCTGAAGACGTACATCAATTAATGGATGCCGCCGGATTCTCTATTCAATTACAAAACGACTTAAAAAATGGTTCTACCGATATGGATTACCATTACAATGTGATTGATGAAGTGGATAACTACCGCTTTACCGTGGTAGGTGAAGAAACGGTAGACACTATCTTAGGGAGTTTTTACGCCTTAAAAGTGGAGCAAAAGAAACGTGAAGGGCGGAGTACTTGGTTATGGCTTGCCCCTGAGCTTGATTACCACTTAGTCAAAGCCGAAATCATTCGTAATGGCAAAAGCTGGGCAACCTTAGAAGCCACCCGCATCGATATCAAAGGCCCTGTAGAACCGGCTATTCCAGCCAATCAAACCGCTAAAGCTTTTTGA
- a CDS encoding TraB/GumN family protein encodes MKPWISRLSSLLLILSSSNLQAEPSLWLAEQGQKKLYLFGSIHLGTEDFYPLPATFIDAFKQSQRLIIETDVTNISLQDQQALKAHSQQPEQRFLSQDLSPKYQQLLAKRSQQLGISAAMFDNMQAWYVAIILSQLQMQSLDFEPQLGLDLHFIERAEASKTPIVELESFQQQIDALSSLASIQVPLLEQTLDDFEQVPALFKQLVNHWNNGDNQQLFALLSDDPMFQHDADMVLDKILFARNRAWMKQLTQFEATSFVVVGAMHLYGEQGLLSSLTQQGYLIREVDPMTN; translated from the coding sequence ATGAAACCTTGGATCAGCCGTTTAAGCTCACTTTTATTAATTCTATCTAGCAGTAACTTACAAGCAGAACCTTCTTTGTGGCTCGCTGAGCAAGGTCAAAAAAAGCTGTATTTATTTGGCTCAATTCATCTAGGCACTGAAGATTTCTATCCTCTTCCGGCCACTTTTATCGATGCCTTTAAGCAAAGCCAACGACTGATTATCGAAACCGATGTCACCAATATTAGTCTACAAGATCAGCAAGCATTAAAGGCCCATAGCCAACAGCCTGAACAGCGATTCCTTAGCCAAGACTTAAGCCCTAAATATCAACAGTTATTAGCTAAGCGCAGCCAACAATTGGGTATATCGGCGGCCATGTTTGACAATATGCAGGCCTGGTACGTGGCGATAATTCTTAGCCAGCTGCAAATGCAAAGCTTAGATTTTGAACCTCAACTTGGCTTAGACTTACATTTTATAGAACGGGCTGAAGCAAGCAAAACGCCGATAGTAGAGCTAGAAAGTTTTCAACAACAAATAGACGCTCTGAGCAGTCTAGCTTCAATACAAGTGCCTTTATTGGAGCAAACACTGGACGATTTTGAGCAAGTGCCAGCCCTATTTAAACAACTCGTCAACCATTGGAACAATGGCGATAACCAACAGCTATTTGCCTTACTCAGCGATGACCCCATGTTTCAGCATGATGCCGACATGGTGTTAGATAAGATTTTATTTGCGCGCAACCGCGCTTGGATGAAGCAACTTACCCAATTTGAAGCCACCAGTTTTGTGGTGGTAGGAGCCATGCACCTTTACGGTGAACAAGGCCTGCTAAGCTCCTTAACGCAACAAGGTTATTTAATACGTGAAGTTGATCCGATGACAAATTGA
- a CDS encoding SDR family oxidoreductase, whose protein sequence is MKQTRSTILITGCSSGIGLYCAQQLHARGYQVIASCRKAADVERLKRLGLSCVQIDLAQPSSIESGWNQALQLTGGKIDQLFNNGAYGQPGALEDLPTDALRQQFESNFFGWHHLSRLAIAHMLEQQTGRIIQNSSVLGLVAMKYRGAYNASKFAIEGYTDTLRLELADTPVKVCLIEPGPITSLFRKNAKAAFEQHIDSDNTRHQLAYQLTIDRLEQEGPSSQFTLPPSAVFKALIHALEAPKPKARYYVTFPTHLFAILRRILPVALLDIILRKS, encoded by the coding sequence TTGAAACAAACCCGCTCAACGATCCTGATTACCGGCTGTAGCAGTGGTATCGGTTTATACTGCGCTCAGCAACTGCACGCTCGCGGTTACCAAGTAATTGCGTCCTGCAGAAAGGCTGCCGACGTAGAGCGCTTGAAGCGCTTGGGCTTAAGCTGTGTACAGATCGATTTAGCCCAGCCATCGTCTATCGAATCAGGTTGGAATCAAGCCTTACAGCTAACAGGGGGAAAAATAGACCAGCTGTTCAACAATGGCGCCTATGGCCAACCAGGCGCGCTTGAAGATCTACCAACAGATGCCTTACGCCAACAATTTGAAAGCAATTTTTTTGGCTGGCACCATCTCAGCCGCTTAGCCATTGCCCATATGTTAGAACAACAAACTGGACGCATCATTCAAAACAGCTCTGTATTGGGTTTGGTCGCCATGAAATATCGTGGAGCATATAACGCCAGCAAGTTTGCCATAGAGGGCTATACCGACACCTTGCGGTTAGAGCTGGCTGATACCCCTGTTAAAGTCTGTTTAATTGAACCAGGGCCTATTACTAGTTTGTTTAGGAAAAACGCCAAAGCGGCCTTTGAACAGCATATTGATAGTGATAATACGCGTCATCAACTTGCCTACCAACTGACCATAGACCGTCTTGAGCAAGAAGGACCTAGCAGCCAATTTACCTTACCACCCAGCGCTGTTTTTAAGGCGCTTATTCATGCCCTTGAAGCGCCTAAGCCAAAGGCCCGCTATTATGTCACCTTCCCTACCCACTTATTTGCCATCTTACGACGTATTTTGCCAGTGGCTTTACTCGATATAATTTTAAGAAAAAGCTAA